The Pagrus major chromosome 17, Pma_NU_1.0 genome includes a region encoding these proteins:
- the alg2 gene encoding alpha-1,3/1,6-mannosyltransferase ALG2, with product MVRVVFLHPDLGIGGAERLVVDAAVALKSQGCSVQIWTAHYDPTHCFSETLDPDLPVVCVGDWLPTSVFGYLHALCAYLRMIYVALYLVFFSGVEYDVVFCDQVSVCIPVLRLSRHKKKVLFYCHFPDQLLTQRKTTLKKLYRAPIDWLEERTTGMADMILVNSQFTAGIFRETFLGLRGVQTDVLYPSLNTSTFDQPSTEAQGLEGLLPEGTSCLFLSLNRYERKKNLGLALEALAVLRTSLPPDQRTGIHLVVAGGYDDRVTENVQHYTELKELAAQLRMDDCVTFLRSPSDSLKVALLRGSAAVLYTPSREHFGIVPVEAMYCCCPVIAVNSGGPLESVADGETGFLCEPTAEAFSKAMERLVREPQLCRDMGQAGRRRVRDKFSLQAFSDQLYGYIVRLSQ from the exons ATGGTGCGGGTGGTGTTCCTCCATCCAGACCTTGGCATTGGTGGAGCCGAGCGACTAGTGGTCGATGCTGCCGTCGCTCTGAAGTCTCAGGGGTGCAGCGTTCAGATCTGGACAGCCCATTATGACCCAACACACTGCTTCTCTGAGACCCTGGACCCTGACCTACCTGTG GTATGTGTGGGTGACTGGCTACCCACCAGTGTGTTTGGGTACCTGCATGCTCTGTGTGCCTACCTGAGGATGATCTATGTGGCCCTCTACCTGGTCTTCTTCAGCGGGGTGGAGTACGATGTCGTCTTCTGTGATCAA GTGTCAGTTTGTATTCCGGTGCTGCGACTGTCCCGTCACAAGAAGaaggttttgttttactgtcacTTCCCAGACCAGCTGCTGACCCAGAGGAAGACGACCCTGAAGAAGCTTTACCGAGCTCCCATCGATTGGCTGGAGGAACGCACCACTGGCATGGCTGATATG ATTCTGGTAAACAGCCAGTTCACTGCGGGCATCTTCAGGGAGACCTTTCTTGGTCTAAGAGGAGTCCAGACAGATGTCCTCTATCCCTCCCTCAACACGAGCACCTTTGACCAGCCGTCCACTGAGGCACAAGGCCTGGAGGGGCTGCTCCCTGAGGGAACCTCctgcctgtttctctctctgaaccGATACGAGAGGAAGAAGAACTTGGGGCTGGCACTGGAGGCTCTTGCGGTCCTGAGAACCAGCCTTCCTCCTGACCAGAGAACAGGCATTCACCTGGTGGTGGCGGGGGGCTACGATGACCGAGTTACTGAGAACGTTCAACATTACACTGAACTGAAAGAGCTGGCAGCGCAGCTCCGCATGGACGACTGTGTCACCTTCCTGCGCTCCCCGTCTGATTCGCTGAAGGTGGCGCTGCTGCGAGGCAGCGCAGCCGTGCTTTACACCCCGAGCAGAGAGCATTTTGGGATAGTTCCCGTAGAGGCCATGTATTGCTGCTGCCCTGTAATCGCGGTTAACTCTGGGGGGCCCCTGGAGAGCGTGGCAGATGGGGAGACGGGCTTCCTGTGCGAGCCCACGGCGGAGGCCTTCTCTAAGGCCATGGAGAGGCTGGTGAGGGAGCCACAGCTCTGCAGGGACATGGGACaagctgggaggaggagggtacGAGATAAATTCTCTCTTCAGGCCTTCTCAGACCAGCTGTATGGGTACATCGTCAGGCTGAGCCAGTGA